GACTGATACGCGTTGGTCTTTTGCGCGTCCTTGCGGACGAGGATCTTGCCGCTGAAGACGCCTTCCGACTGCTGATCGAGTACCCCTTTGTACAGTTCATTGCTGAGCCCGTGGGGAACCGCGTGATCGACCAGCGTGTGATTATCGACGTGCTGGTTGCCCGCAAGCAGGTAGAGGCCAAACAAATGCGCCGTCGCATGCTCTTCGGACAACAGGATGCCCAGGTTGTTGCGCACCAGCGCGCCACCGAGGGTTATGGTATTGATGTTGAAGGTAGCGTCGCGCTGAACCGTGGCCTGGGTATGACCGATGTGCAGGGCGGAGCGGTCCTCCAGTTGCAACTTGACCAGCTCCAGTTTCGCGTTCCGACCGGTAAACGCTTCGGTAACCGCGTTGGTGAATCCGGACTGACTGCCGGGCAGCGAGTGCCAGGACTCGACCACGACGACGGAAGACGACTCCTCCGCGATGATCAGATTGCGGGGAAAAGCAACCGATGCTTCTTGCCGCGCATCATTCACGAAAACGAGGTGGATCGGTTGTTCGATCTGCACGCCCCGTGGTATGAAAACGAATGCCCCGTCCGGCATGAAGGCGGTATTGAGCGCGACGAATGCTTCGTTTTCCAGCGGAAGGTTCTGTTGGAGATACTCCTTCACTTTCGGGTGGTCGTGGTGACGAGCAAGCGACCCTACGATAGCGCCGATAGGCAAGGACTGTAAACTGCTGAGCGATTCGCGGTAACGACCGTTCTCGAAAACCAGCCGGATGCCGTCGAGCCGTACCGCTTCCAGTTTT
This DNA window, taken from Bacteroidota bacterium, encodes the following:
- the sufD gene encoding Fe-S cluster assembly protein SufD is translated as MSKTSTSTLQLAPVYRETFDRLFSGEKDNTWLPMRRSAMQSFESIGLPGPRTEAWRYTNLAKVSAMPFVPAPSTEKLQALELEKLEAVRLDGIRLVFENGRYRESLSSLQSLPIGAIVGSLARHHDHPKVKEYLQQNLPLENEAFVALNTAFMPDGAFVFIPRGVQIEQPIHLVFVNDARQEASVAFPRNLIIAEESSSVVVVESWHSLPGSQSGFTNAVTEAFTGRNAKLELVKLQLEDRSALHIGHTQATVQRDATFNINTITLGGALVRNNLGILLSEEHATAHLFGLYLLAGNQHVDNHTLVDHAVPHGLSNELYKGVLDQQSEGVFSGKILVRKDAQKTNAYQSNKNILLSDDAVMNAKPQLEIFADDVKCSHGATTGQLDEEALFYLRSRGIGEAGARAFLNIAFAADVINNIPLESLREQLMQRIEKKLLDSAP